Below is a genomic region from Sutterella megalosphaeroides.
ACTTCGGGCGCGATCTGCCCGAACCCAAGGCGATGGACCTTCGCAACGTCGTCGAAGGCGACAAGTCGCCCGACGGTGCGGGCGAACTGAAGCTGCAGCGCGGCATCGAAGTCGGTCACGTCTTCTTCCTCGGCACGCGTTACTCCGAAGCGCTCAACGCCACGTACCTCGACGAAAACGGCCAGCCCAAGGTCATGCAGATGGGCTGCTACGGTATCGGCGTCACCCGCATCGCGGGCGCCGCGATCGAGCAGAACCACGACGACAAGGGCATCATTTGGCCCGATGCCATCGCCCCCTTCGAAGTCGTCATCTGCCCGATGAACTACTCGAAGAGCGAAGACGTGCGCAACGCCGCCGAAAAGCTCTACCGCGAGCTGCAGGCCGCCGGCGTCGACGTCATTCTCGACGACCGCGACATGCGTCCGGGCGTCATGTTCGCCGATTGGGAATTGATCGGCGTTCCGCACCGCGTCGTGATCGGCGACCGCGGTCTCAAGACGGGCGAAGTCGAATACGCCGCCCGCCGTCACCTCGACGAAAAGGTGATGGTGAAGGTCGACGAAGCGCTCGACTTCATCGTGCGTCAGCTGAAGCGCTGATCGCGCAAGTGAGCCCGCGCCTGCGGGCTCCGACCTTCCGAAAAAGGCCGACCCGCCCCGTGCGCGTCGGCCTTTTTGCTCGGGCTACGTCGGCCCCGGCGGCACGGACGGGAACACCCGACGCGAAAAGGGCTCCGCACTGCGGAGCCCTTTTCGTGACCGGAAGCTCTTATTTTTTCCGGTCGTCGACCGGGTCGAAGGAGAGCGTCAGCTCCCTCGGCGCATCCTGACCGGTGTCGGGGCGCGGGAAGGGGTTGCAGCGCCGGATGGCGCGCTCGACCGCCGCGTCGTATGCGGCCCAGCCCGACGCCTTTTCCTGCTTCGGGTCGCCCACCTGTTCGCCCGTGGGGAGAAGACGCACGCTGTAGATCGCCTGGTACTGACCGCGCACCGTGGAAGAGGGAACCTCGATCATGATGTGCGGACGGATGCAGGCCGCAACGCGCGCGACGTAGCGAGCGCGCGCCGACCCCGTCAGGTTCTGGCGCACGTTCTTCGGGTCGCCCTTCGTCGTGCCGGAGACGGTCGAATTGGGATCGGCCTTCGCGGAAAGACGCGCGAGCTCCTGCTGACGGACTTCGCGCGCGATGCGGGCGCGCTCTTCGGCGGCCTTCTTTTCCGCGATGCGGCGGGCCTCCTCGGCCTTTCGCTTTTCTTCGGCCTTGCGAGCCTCTTCGATCTTGCGGGCTTCTTCGCGCTGACGGGCTTCTTCCTGCTTTCGGGCTTCTTCGGCTTTGAGGCGCTCGACTTCGAGTCGACGCGCTTCCTCGGCCTTGCGGGCTTCTTCGGCACGGCGTTGCTCTTCGGCGAGGCGTTCCTGCGCGAGACGTTCGTCTTCGCGGCGCTTTTCCTCTTCGAGGCGTCGCGCTTCGGCTTCGATCGCTTCCTGACGCTGCCGCTCGATTTCTTCGGCGCGGGCGCGTTCCTGAGCGAGACGCTCGTCTTCGGCACGGCGCGCCTCTTCGGCCTTGCGGGCCTCCTCGGCGACGCGCTCGGCTTCGATGCGGGCAGCCTCTTCGGCCTGACGGGCTTCTTCGGCACGCGCGGCCTCTTCGAGTTCCTCGGCCCGGCGCTCCTCTTCGGGATCGGGCTCGGGTTCGGCGGCCTTCTGCGGTTCGGGTTCGGGTTCGGGCTCGGGTTCGGTTTCGGGGGTTTGGGGTTCTTCGAGAACGGGCTTTTCCTCAAGTTTCGCCGCACCCGTCGGATCGTTGCCGCCCGAGACGTCCTCGGGGGCCCAGAGTTCCGCGTACACCGTCTCCGACTGCGTCTGCCAGTGGAAGGCCGTGAAGAGGGCGGCGAAAAGCGCCGTGTGCACGGCGCAGGAAAGGACGGCCGCCGGAAGGAAGTCCTTTCGGTCTTCCTTTCGGTAGAGCACCTTCCATGCGTTCGTTTCGCTCGACATCGACGTACCTCGCGTTACTTGGCCGCGGCCGAGCGTTCGATGCGAAGCGACAAGCCGACGCGGGCGACCTCGGCCGCCTGCAGAGTCTTCATGACGTTCATCACGTCTTCATAGCGTACGTCCTTGTCGGCGGCGATCACGACGGGCGTGTCGGGGTTCGTGCCCTGCGCTTCGCGCACGGCCGCAACGAGCCCGGCGGCGTCCGTCGGGCGCATTTCCTTGCCGCTTCGGAGCGACAATCGCCCGTCGGGATAGACGATCACTTCGACGACCGTTTCGGGCGCCTTCGACGCTTTGTTCACCGACGGAAGATTCACCACGCTCGGATTTACGAAGGGGGCCGCGACCATGAGGATCACGACGAGCACGAGCATCACGTCGATGTAGGGAACGACGTTGATCTCGGCCAGGAGCCCGCGGCGGTTGTTTTGACGTCTGAGCGACATGGCTTACCTCGTCTGGCGCTCGAGAATGTTGAGGAACTCTTCGCTGAAGCCGTCCATGCGGTTCGAGAGACGACCGACGCGGTTGTTGAAGTAGTTGTAGGCGGCCACGGCCGGAATGGCGGCAAAAAGACCGATGGCGGTCGCGACGAGCGCTTCGGCAATGCCCGGGGCGACGACCGCAAGGCTCACGTTGTCGAGGGTCGAGAGGCCCGTAAAGGCGTTCATGATCCCCCAGACCGTGCCGAAAAGGCCGATGTAGGGCGAAGTGGAGCCGATCGAGGCGAGAAGCGGAAGGCCGCTTTCCAAGTGATCGAGTTCGCGCGTGAAGACCGCACGCATGGCGCGCGAGACGCCGTTGATGACATCGCCCGAGCTGCGCTGCTGCTTGATGTATTCGTTCATGCCCGCGGCGAAGACGCGCTCTTCGGAGCCCGAGGTTTCGCGGTTGCGGTTGGCGGTTTCAAGGAGCTTCGTCAGCTCCGTGCCGCTCCAGAAGCGGGTTTCGAATTCGTCCGTCTGACGCGCCGCGCGCGCGATCATGATGGCCTTGCGGAAGATCACGGTCCAGCTCAAAAGCGAGAGGAAAACCAAGATCGCCAGAACGATCTTCACGACGGGACTCGCCTGGGCGACGAGCGTCAGAAGGGAGAGGTCGGAGACGGAATTCATGGTGCAAAAAAACAAAAAACGAGTGGAGAAAAGAGCGTTCGGTCGTGTCAGGCGGCGGGCGCCGTAAGTTCGGCGATCCGCTCGTAGAGTTCGTCGGGAAGCGGCGCGGGCGCAAAGGTCTGCGCGGAGACGACCCCCACGCGAATGCGGCCTTCGACGATCGTTTCGTCGCCGCGCTTCACGAGCTGCTCGAAAACGATCGAGGCGCGGCGCAGCGTTTCGATTTTCGTGTGCACCGTAAGTTCGTCGTCGAGCCGCGCGGCGCGACGGTACTTGAGCGCGGCGTCCGCCACGACGAAAAGCACCCCCTGCGGGTTCGAGAGCTCGGCGTTTTGCGAGACGTTCAGGCGGCTGAGGAGGCTGGAACGGGCGCGTTCCATGAATTTCAGATAGTTGGCGTGGTACACGATGCCGCCCGCATCGGTGTCTTCCCAATAGACGCGGACGGGAAACGCGGCAAGTTCTCGAGACATGGTTCCGACAAAAAAAGTGAAGCGGCCGCGAGCGGGAGCCCCCGAGCGCGGGTCTTGGTAGTATAGGGGCGATGCCGGTCGACGACGCCGTCAACCGTAAGAAATTGCAAGCGCATGCGCGGGTTGCGCGTCGCGCGCCCGCCAAACACCGAATTTTGTCATGATCGATTTTTTCCCCTGGGCATTCTGGGGCGCACTGTTCTTTTTCGCCGCGGCGGTTCTTTTCGTTCGCCGCACGGCCCCGAAGGGGCTCTTTCCGACGGCCGCGGGACGCGGCCCCGTGCTGGTCCTCGCCCTGCTCGTCCTTCTGACGGCGCTCGGGCAGATCCCGACCGAGAACGGCTCGGTCCTGCGTACGATCCTCACCGAAGGCTTTGCGGTCGGCCGCGCCGAAGCGGGGGCCTCCCTTCCCTTTGCCATGACGGACCTGCGCGGAGCGGCGCTCGTTCATGCGGGGACGACCGTTGTGTCGACGCCCGCCGTTCGCATCGCGATTCAGACGCTCGTTGCGCTCATTGCCGGCGGCGTCACGTCGTTCGTTGCGTGGATGCTCACCGCGGGCTGGTTCGGCGCGAAGCGCGGCGTCGGCTTTTCCGAGGGCGTTCGCGCGCTCGGCGACGCGAACCCCTGGCGCGGCGCGATGATCGCGGGGACGATTTTCTGGATGGCGACCACCTGGGTGCTCTTTCTCGGTCGGGACTGGCATCTTTTCGGTACGTCCCCGTCGGGCGAAGACCTCTTTCTCGAAGTGCTCGCGCACCTCTCGGGCCCCGTGACGGCGGGTCTCGTGGCGGGCGCCTTGGGGCTTCTCGCTTCGCGCGGCGGCTACCTGCGCCGCTGGGCGGCGTCGGGCTTTGCGGCCGGGGTCGTTTTGGACGGCCTTCTCGGCGTGACGGGCTTGGCGCCCGCGGGTCTCGGGGCGCTCTCGGCCGCGGGCCCCGCCTGGGGTACGGCGGGTGCGGTGGCGGCGACGCTTCTTCTTCTCGCGCTCTCGATTTCGGCCGCGCGCGAGTGAGTGAGGCGTCCGAAGCGCCTGAAGCGCTTCGAACAGATCGAGCAAAAACGGAACGGGGCCCTTCGGGCCCCGTTCCGTTGGATCGGATCTCAGCTTATTTTTCGGCGAAGGCCTTCACGAGCATCGCCTCCGCGCCCGGAGGGGGCATGCGGAAGTGCTCCCACGCGAGCATCGTGGCCATGCGGCCTCGGGGCGTACGCTGCACGAACCCCTGCTGAATGAGGTAGGGCTCGACCACGTCCTCGAGCGTGTCGCGGTCTTCGCCCACCGCGGCGGCGAGGTTTTCGATCCCGACGGGGCCGCCCGAGAATTTTTCGAGAATCGTGAGGAGGAACTTGCGGTCGATCATGTCGAGGCCCGCCGGGTCCACGTCGAGCATTGTGA
It encodes:
- the tolA gene encoding cell envelope integrity protein TolA — encoded protein: MSSETNAWKVLYRKEDRKDFLPAAVLSCAVHTALFAALFTAFHWQTQSETVYAELWAPEDVSGGNDPTGAAKLEEKPVLEEPQTPETEPEPEPEPEPQKAAEPEPDPEEERRAEELEEAARAEEARQAEEAARIEAERVAEEARKAEEARRAEDERLAQERARAEEIERQRQEAIEAEARRLEEEKRREDERLAQERLAEEQRRAEEARKAEEARRLEVERLKAEEARKQEEARQREEARKIEEARKAEEKRKAEEARRIAEKKAAEERARIAREVRQQELARLSAKADPNSTVSGTTKGDPKNVRQNLTGSARARYVARVAACIRPHIMIEVPSSTVRGQYQAIYSVRLLPTGEQVGDPKQEKASGWAAYDAAVERAIRRCNPFPRPDTGQDAPRELTLSFDPVDDRKK
- a CDS encoding ExbD/TolR family protein, giving the protein MSLRRQNNRRGLLAEINVVPYIDVMLVLVVILMVAAPFVNPSVVNLPSVNKASKAPETVVEVIVYPDGRLSLRSGKEMRPTDAAGLVAAVREAQGTNPDTPVVIAADKDVRYEDVMNVMKTLQAAEVARVGLSLRIERSAAAK
- the tolQ gene encoding protein TolQ; translated protein: MNSVSDLSLLTLVAQASPVVKIVLAILVFLSLLSWTVIFRKAIMIARAARQTDEFETRFWSGTELTKLLETANRNRETSGSEERVFAAGMNEYIKQQRSSGDVINGVSRAMRAVFTRELDHLESGLPLLASIGSTSPYIGLFGTVWGIMNAFTGLSTLDNVSLAVVAPGIAEALVATAIGLFAAIPAVAAYNYFNNRVGRLSNRMDGFSEEFLNILERQTR
- the ybgC gene encoding tol-pal system-associated acyl-CoA thioesterase; the encoded protein is MSRELAAFPVRVYWEDTDAGGIVYHANYLKFMERARSSLLSRLNVSQNAELSNPQGVLFVVADAALKYRRAARLDDELTVHTKIETLRRASIVFEQLVKRGDETIVEGRIRVGVVSAQTFAPAPLPDELYERIAELTAPAA